DNA sequence from the Verrucomicrobiota bacterium genome:
AGCCAAGAAGGGTTAAGAACATTAAAGGGTGTTTCATTGATTGCATGGTGTGTAATTAGGGTTTGGTTAATATATAGTCACTTAAAATGATTATTCTGAGACAGACAACAATTGTTCGACCTTCCAGGCACCCATTTGTGCCATGGTCGTGTCGCGCACTCGGGTGATGTCTCCTCTTGTGACAGGATCTGCGGTGTGTCCCCAGGATCTGCGGATATATGTGATCGTGGCAGCGATTTCCGTGTCGGACATCATGCCGATGGGCGGCATGGCGGGTAGAATCTCAGGTGGAGCGTAGATTTTTCCGTTTACCTCAATCTCTCCTTCGAGGCCGTTTAACAGTATCTTTGCCAGTCTTTCCGGGTCGCCAGTGACCCATTTGGATCGAGCCAGGGGCGGACCCAGGGACATCAATCCTTTTCCGTCCGATCCGTGGCAAGCCGCACATAGATTTCCGTAAATGGCCTGACCCACTACAAAAAGCTGTTTCTCTGCCGATGATAATGCCCGGGCCTCTGAAGCAGAAGCCGGATTATGTCCCGGCCATTGAAGGTAGGGCAGAAAGCGGGAATCCTTTAGGCCGGGATTTTTTGGGAAGGTCAGAGGCGTGTCTCTCTCGATAAGAGCAACGAGTAAACCTTCTTTGATCGCCTGTGCTTTCCAGTCAGATCCTGTGGCGAACTGAAAAAGGTGGGCCTTACCAATGGAGTCTTTTGAACGCACCACTGTTGCGGCCAGGTCTTGCAGTAAAACTTGTTTACCCGGTGAAGGTGTCAACCAGGTGGAGTCGTGCAGATAAGCGTTGAGGAAATCGTTCTCTTTTTCGTTCAAGCCACTTATCAGGGCTTCCCGGATGTAAGGGCTTTCCATGTGCAGTGACACGATGTCTTTGGTGAGTTTGGCCTCCTCTGTTTTCTTGATCTTACTGAGCGCCAATAGCGTGTGGAAGGACAACGCTTCGTTTTCCGGAAACTGCTTTTCCAGGGTTGTAACCAAGTCGTCGGTACGTTTCTTGTTGTTGGCCTGAGCGGTGGCAAGCGTGCGGGCAGTAATTGATAATTGGTTGTGTGATTTGGGGATCAAGTTCAGGCAGGTTCGAAACGTGTCTTGCTTCATTCCACTCAGAGTCCAAAGTGCGTGGATAGCTGCTAAAACATTTTTTCCATTCGCCAAATCATTCAGTGGTGCAATTGCCTCATCCGGTTTTTTCCAAACTAACCACTGCTGTGCATGGTCCCGCATCCAGGCGTTTGAATGAGTAAGTAGATTCACCCACTCCAAAGTGGAGAGGCTTTGAAAGTTTATAGGATCCGTCGGTGAACTGCCGGTGGAACAAATTCGGAAAATCCGGCCATAGTGGACAGGTTGTTCTAGTTTTCTCGCGATTACATCCTTTCGTAGATAGGTCGTTATAAAGTCCGCCTGCTGAATGACACCCCGATACATGTCGACAATATGCAGTGATCCATCCGGACCTCCCGCAAATGATACCGGGCGAAACCGTTCGTCTGTGGAAGCCAGGAATTCTCTATCCGGATAGGCGTTTATGGCGCTCACCCTAAGGCCATGATCTGTGATGAGGGTTCGCTTAACGATATTGGCACCCGGACCACACACGAATACATTCCCATTATAAGTGGATGGAAACGTTCCGCCTCGGTAAACCCAGGGCGAGCATGCTGAAGCAAACCGCACGAGTTTCCCTTCGTTGTCCAGAATTCCATCACGATACCCTCGATTCACACTGGTATTCATTCGTGTGGGGAAAACCCGCTGATCGGTGGTAACGGTTAGGCCAGAGGAAAGCTTTGGGGTGAAGTTGGGGTTCTGAAGGGTTGCGCTGGGAGGAGCTGTATCGGCATGCAATTGCGACCAGTGAAAATTATAATACATCCGACCGTAGTCATCTTGAGTGATTCCCCATTGGCCGCGTTTTTCGGTGGCTTCAATGATCCATTCACCATCGACCCGCTTATAGCGTTTCTCGGAATTGGAATTATAAATCCAGTTATCAAGTCCGATGAGCAATCCATTTGCCCGGTGTTCAACACTGCCGGTTGTTGCATACTCGGCATCGACAAGAACCTTGTCTTCAGGAACCAGATCGTTGTCAGCGTCCGGGTAGAACCAGAGCTTATCGTGTTCGCCAACAAGCACGCCTTCCTGGAAAACGCGCATGGCCCTGGGCAGGACAAGCCCTTCGGTAAAGTGGGTAACCTTGTCCAAACTTCCATCCTGATTGCTGTCTTCCAATACGGCAATTCGGCCCACTTCGTCTAGCTCTCCTGTGGCGTTCACATCCAACATGAATCCACGCATCTCACAGACCCAAAGCCGTCCGAACAGATCCCACTCCATGAGAATAGGGTCTTCAACTAAAGGTTCGGCTGCGACCAATTCGATTTCAAAGCCCGCTTCCAATTGAAAGCTTTTTAAAGCCTCTTCGGGACTGAGAGGAGGAGACAGGGATGGTTGAATGTGGGCCGGCAGTTCATTCTGAACTTCATAAGAGCGGTCGGAAGCTGCCGCGCAAAGGAAGGAGGTCGCTAACAAAACCAGCAGGGTAAATTTATGAACTCTTGTAGGGTAAAATCGCATGCTTAGGGTAAATACGGGCTGTTTAGGGTTTCAGCTTATAGGACGGCCAGATTACTGCTTTCGGTTGCTTGGTAAAGGATTTCTTAGCCAATGCAAATTTTAGCATTTAGTCTTTGCCGAAGTGTGTTGTTTCTTTTGGATGTAAAAAAGCGTCTTCTCAAGAATTCTTTGGAATTCGATCTTCGAACAAAAACGTCTTATGTTTAGAACCCTTGCCCTTTGTTTATTGTTAATTGGTTCCCTGGTGAATGCCAGGGACCCGAACATCCTGATTATTCTGGTCGATGATTTAGGCTATGGAGACCTGAAGAGCTATAATCCAGACTCCAAAATTCCGACGCCTCATCTCGATAAATTGGCGGCTAGAGGCATGCGGTTTTCAGACGCTCATTCGGCCGGCTCCCTTTGCCATCCGTCTCGCTACGGTTTGATAACAGGACAATTGCCGTTTCGTATCGACTACTCAAAATGGCCGAAGCACGCCTTGATCGAGCAGGACCGAATGACCTTGGCTTCTCTTTTGAAGGGAGAAGGCTATCATACCGCGATGGTCGGTAAGTGGCATCTTGGATTTGAAGAAAATGGTTATGAGAATCCCCTGCCTGGTGGTCCGGTCGATGTGGGATTCGATTCTTATTTCGGCATTCGTGCTTCAACCGATATTCCTCCTTACTTTTACATCGATGGTGATCGGGCGTTGGTGCCGCCCGTTGATCGAATTGAAAATAATTACAGTGGTGGAGTTTGGACAAATATTCAGGGTGCCTTTTGGCGTGAAGGTGGTATTGCTCCGAACCTTCAACTGGAGGATGTGTTGCCACGTTTCACCGATGAAGCGGTTGGTGTTATTCGGGATCACGCCCGATCGGAAAGCGATAAACCGTTGTTCCTTTATTTAGCTTACCCTGCGCCGCATACCCCCTGGCTGCCATCTCCCGCTTTCGATGGTATCAGCAACAACATGTATGGCGACTTTACCGCCATGGTCGATTACATGATCGGTCGTGTGCTGACCGCTCTTGAGGATTCAGGCATGGTGGAAGATACGCTGGTGATTTTCAGTTCGGACAATGGTCCGGTGTGGTATGCCAAAGATACGGAGCGTTACGATCATGCTTCCACGGGCAAGATGCGAGGAATGAAAGGGGACGCCTATGAAGGCGGACACAGAATGCCTTTTATCGTTCGTTGGCCGGGAAAGGTTAAGCAGAGTTCGGTTTCCCATCAGACCATCTGTTTTACCGATGTGCTGGCTACCTTTGCTGACGTGGTTGGAAGTAAGTTGCCGAAAGGACAAGGGCCTGACAGCTTTTCGTTTTTGCCCGCTTTAGAAGGTAAGGATAAACCCAATACCGAGGCGCGCGCTCCGTTGGTGCTTGTTTCTGCTCGTGGGCATTACTCCCTGCGCTCTGGAAAATGGAAATACATTAACGGTCTCGGGTCCGGTGGATTCTCCGAAGGCTTCGACAAGGATTATAAAGCTGTCGAACGAAAGCCTGGCGATCCAACAGCCCAATTATATGACATGGAAAAAGACTCTGGCGAGACCACCAACCTTTGGAGTAAACATCCGGATGTAGTGAAGCGATTAGCCGCCGAACTCGATAGTATGTTGAAGGAAACTCATACGAGGAAATATTAATGGAGATTTGAAAATTGTAGGAGCTAGCTTGCTCGCGACCTGATGGTCTTAGGGAGTCGAATCGCAAGCAAGCAAGCAAGCTCCTATCTGCGAGAAAGATAAAGATGATCTTATTTGGACAAAATTGCGTTAATGGCATGAGAATCTACGGTATACTTTTAGTTGGCCTACTCATTACTCACTGTTCTCCGCTCTTTGCTGCTTCCCCTCCCAACATCCTTCTCATCGTTGCGGACGACCTTGGCTACAGTGACCTGGGTTGCTACGGCGGGGAGATCAATACTCCCAATCTCGATCAGCTTGCTGCTGATGGTGTCCGCCTGACTCAGTTTTATAACACGGGTCGTTGCTGTCCGTCCCGTGCCAGCATCCTCACAGGGCAGTACCCTCATGCGGTGGATCTGGGACATATGACCATCGATTTGAACCGACCCGGATATCGAGGCCGTGTTTCTGGCGACGCCCAAACGATTGCTCAGGTTTTGAAGCCCGCTGGTTATCGTTCCTTTATTGCCGGTAAGTGGCATTTGGGTACGGACGATCCTACGAAGCACGGCTTTGAGGAGTTTTACGGGACCTTGACAAGTTCGAAACAGTTCTTCGATCAGGATCACTTAATCCGTAAACCGGAAGGACGAAAGGCAAGGCGTTACGAAGAAGGCGAGTTCTATGCGACGGATGCGATCACGGATCATGCGCTTGATTTCCTGAATCTGGCCCGGGAAACACCTGGTCGTCCCTGGTTTTTGTATTTGGCGCATTCGGCCCCGCATTTTCCGCTTCAGGCGCCAAAGGCGGAGATAGAAAAGTATGCCGATCGTTATCTGGACGGTTGGGATCAGTTGCGAGCGGAGAGGTTGGAGCGGATGAAGGCTCTAGGTATTGTGGATGCTTCGACCGGGTTAACGCCAAGGTCTCCTTATTGGAATTACGGTGAAACAGAAACGGGAGTGAATCCTGCCTGGGACGATATCAAGGACCCTGATCGTCGAGCAGACCTTGCAAGACGGATGGCGATCTTTGCCGCTATGGTGGATCGCATGGATCAACAAATCGGTCGAGTGGTGGATGATCTCAAAGCGAACGGAGAGTTTGAGAATACTCTGATCATTTTCCTTTCAGATAATGGTGCTTGTGCGGAATGGGATTGGCGTGGATTCGATACTCAATCGAGCAATAACAACATCCTGCATAAGGGAAATGATCTGAACCAAATGGGAGGGCCTGAAACGTTTCACAGTGTCGGATCCGGCTGGGCCAATCTCTCCAACACGCCTTGGCGCATGTACAAACACTATAACCATGAAGGTGGAATCAATTCACCCGGGATCATTCACTGGTCTGGCTATTTGGGTGCCCAAGCCGGACAATTATATCATCGACCTGCTCACATCATTGATCTTATGCCAACGATAGTAACTGCAAGTGGCGTAGGCTATAACGGAAATCTACCGCTGCCCGGAACAGATTTGGTTGCACAGGTTCTGGGTGAAGAGGAGGAGCTGCGGACTTTGTATTTTGAACATGAAAGCAATCGAGCGGTTCGCGAAGGAAACTGGAAGTTGGTGGCACACAAGTATAAATCTTGGGAATTGTATGATATGACCTCAGTTCGAACAGAGGAAATTGACGTGTCGAAAAAGTATCATGACGTTGTTACGCGCTTAAGTGCTAAGTGGGACGACTGGGCTGAGGAAAACAACGTGACGCTGTTACCAAAGGATTACGGGGTGAGGTATTTGCCGAAACTAGATTGATTGTAGCCACGGTGGTGACACTGTGGAAATTGTAAGCTGCTTTAGCCGCGAAAGATATGAGACAAAGAGGACGATTAATATGACAGTAGAAAGTTGGAGGACGATTAAGAGGATGGTAGAAAGTAGGAGGACGAGTAAGAGGATGATTGCCCGATTGGGGATTTGTGGATGGATCTTGGTTCTAATATCGACACTGTGTTCGCACGGCCAACCACCCAATGTCGTGGTAATCATGACTGATGACCAGGGGACCTTGGATCTCAATTGTTATGGGGCGAAGGATCTCTATACACCCAACTTTGACCGTATGGCTGAGAATGGTGTTCGCTTCAGTCAGTTCTATGTAGGCTCTTCGGTTTGTTCGCCTTCTCGCGCAACGTTGTTAACAGGTAAATCTCCTCCG
Encoded proteins:
- a CDS encoding arylsulfatase, which encodes MFRTLALCLLLIGSLVNARDPNILIILVDDLGYGDLKSYNPDSKIPTPHLDKLAARGMRFSDAHSAGSLCHPSRYGLITGQLPFRIDYSKWPKHALIEQDRMTLASLLKGEGYHTAMVGKWHLGFEENGYENPLPGGPVDVGFDSYFGIRASTDIPPYFYIDGDRALVPPVDRIENNYSGGVWTNIQGAFWREGGIAPNLQLEDVLPRFTDEAVGVIRDHARSESDKPLFLYLAYPAPHTPWLPSPAFDGISNNMYGDFTAMVDYMIGRVLTALEDSGMVEDTLVIFSSDNGPVWYAKDTERYDHASTGKMRGMKGDAYEGGHRMPFIVRWPGKVKQSSVSHQTICFTDVLATFADVVGSKLPKGQGPDSFSFLPALEGKDKPNTEARAPLVLVSARGHYSLRSGKWKYINGLGSGGFSEGFDKDYKAVERKPGDPTAQLYDMEKDSGETTNLWSKHPDVVKRLAAELDSMLKETHTRKY
- a CDS encoding c-type cytochrome; the encoded protein is MRFYPTRVHKFTLLVLLATSFLCAAASDRSYEVQNELPAHIQPSLSPPLSPEEALKSFQLEAGFEIELVAAEPLVEDPILMEWDLFGRLWVCEMRGFMLDVNATGELDEVGRIAVLEDSNQDGSLDKVTHFTEGLVLPRAMRVFQEGVLVGEHDKLWFYPDADNDLVPEDKVLVDAEYATTGSVEHRANGLLIGLDNWIYNSNSEKRYKRVDGEWIIEATEKRGQWGITQDDYGRMYYNFHWSQLHADTAPPSATLQNPNFTPKLSSGLTVTTDQRVFPTRMNTSVNRGYRDGILDNEGKLVRFASACSPWVYRGGTFPSTYNGNVFVCGPGANIVKRTLITDHGLRVSAINAYPDREFLASTDERFRPVSFAGGPDGSLHIVDMYRGVIQQADFITTYLRKDVIARKLEQPVHYGRIFRICSTGSSPTDPINFQSLSTLEWVNLLTHSNAWMRDHAQQWLVWKKPDEAIAPLNDLANGKNVLAAIHALWTLSGMKQDTFRTCLNLIPKSHNQLSITARTLATAQANNKKRTDDLVTTLEKQFPENEALSFHTLLALSKIKKTEEAKLTKDIVSLHMESPYIREALISGLNEKENDFLNAYLHDSTWLTPSPGKQVLLQDLAATVVRSKDSIGKAHLFQFATGSDWKAQAIKEGLLVALIERDTPLTFPKNPGLKDSRFLPYLQWPGHNPASASEARALSSAEKQLFVVGQAIYGNLCAACHGSDGKGLMSLGPPLARSKWVTGDPERLAKILLNGLEGEIEVNGKIYAPPEILPAMPPIGMMSDTEIAATITYIRRSWGHTADPVTRGDITRVRDTTMAQMGAWKVEQLLSVSE
- a CDS encoding arylsulfatase, whose translation is MRIYGILLVGLLITHCSPLFAASPPNILLIVADDLGYSDLGCYGGEINTPNLDQLAADGVRLTQFYNTGRCCPSRASILTGQYPHAVDLGHMTIDLNRPGYRGRVSGDAQTIAQVLKPAGYRSFIAGKWHLGTDDPTKHGFEEFYGTLTSSKQFFDQDHLIRKPEGRKARRYEEGEFYATDAITDHALDFLNLARETPGRPWFLYLAHSAPHFPLQAPKAEIEKYADRYLDGWDQLRAERLERMKALGIVDASTGLTPRSPYWNYGETETGVNPAWDDIKDPDRRADLARRMAIFAAMVDRMDQQIGRVVDDLKANGEFENTLIIFLSDNGACAEWDWRGFDTQSSNNNILHKGNDLNQMGGPETFHSVGSGWANLSNTPWRMYKHYNHEGGINSPGIIHWSGYLGAQAGQLYHRPAHIIDLMPTIVTASGVGYNGNLPLPGTDLVAQVLGEEEELRTLYFEHESNRAVREGNWKLVAHKYKSWELYDMTSVRTEEIDVSKKYHDVVTRLSAKWDDWAEENNVTLLPKDYGVRYLPKLD